In Thermodesulfobium sp. 4217-1, the DNA window CTATAAGGCCTGTTTGCCTCATTTTTTCTCTTAAAGCGCTTATGTATATAAGCGCAATGAACTGGACAAAGAGTCTTCCATCCATGGTGGTTGAGTTGTGTATTCTAAGGCGTTTCATATCAAGCTGGTTTTTTAAGTCATCAAAGCATTTCTCAACCACATCTTTATTGCGGTATATTCTTAGGGCTTCCTGGGGGTCTTTAATATCGTTTGTGAGTATTACAAAAAAGCCTGCATAGTTTTTTATGTGTTTTTCTATTGCTTCATCGTTAAAGTCTACTTTAATGCCTTTTTTGGTTTGCTTTAGCCTAAAGTAAGCATTGTAGGCTTCTTCATGATCTTTTATTAGGTTTGATGTTTCTAGCTCTTCTTTATAGCCCAAGAGTTCTTCAGTAAAGTTGTCTATTGCGTTTGCGGCTTTCTTTGCGTTGTAGTATATGTGGACATAGCATCTATTGTTGTTTGAACCAAGGCTGTGTATTTTTGTATAGGTATACAATACTTCGTATTCTACCTTGCAGTAATTTTGCGGTTTTTGTATATGATCTTTAATCTGGTCAATGATTTGTCTTACCCATGTTAAGCGGTTTGGGATTGTAATAATAAACTTGTCTTTCTTTAAAAGCTCTTCTATGTTATTTTGGCTGTAGAAGCCTTTGTCCATAACAAGGTGCATCTTTGGAAGCTCTAGATAATCAAATGTCTTTAGCAAATGGTGAAGAGTGACTACATCGCTTATGCTTCCATTTAAATACTTGTAATACACAGGCAGTTTGCTTTTTTGGGCAAACAAGACCGCTAAATTTATCTGAGGGAGCTTTTCTTTATCCCTGTTATAGCCATACTTCACATACTCATTTAACTTGCTGTATGAAGAAACGGATGTTATGTCATAACACAGATAGTCATTGTTTAGTGTTTTATTAATCCAGCTTTTAAAGAAGGCCTGTTTATCGCTCTGGCCTATTTGAGTTAAAATATCGCTTATCCTCTGGCTTGTAAGCTCTTTGGAGCTTGGATGCTCAAAAGCTTTAACAAAGCTTGCAATATGAGATAAAGGAGCTTGACTGATTGTTAGATAGTAGGCCATAGAGAGTATTTCATTATAAGTGTTTGGAAAACTTGCTTTTAGTTCTTTATCTAAACCAAGCTCTCTTGTAAATAAGTCTAATACCATATATGGACCAACAATCTTTGTTGTTGCGCTGACCGTTTTATCTAATGCGGCAGCCTGAGTGTTGCTTAATCTCTTTGATGGTATGAATTCATTTGTTACAGGATCAATCTTTCCTATACATACCTGTTTGTTTCTTGGCTGTTTCTTTTCTTTATCCCA includes these proteins:
- a CDS encoding IS1634 family transposase, with amino-acid sequence MSYRVEQLNKKTGVVYVYEATSYWDKEKKQPRNKQVCIGKIDPVTNEFIPSKRLSNTQAAALDKTVSATTKIVGPYMVLDLFTRELGLDKELKASFPNTYNEILSMAYYLTISQAPLSHIASFVKAFEHPSSKELTSQRISDILTQIGQSDKQAFFKSWINKTLNNDYLCYDITSVSSYSKLNEYVKYGYNRDKEKLPQINLAVLFAQKSKLPVYYKYLNGSISDVVTLHHLLKTFDYLELPKMHLVMDKGFYSQNNIEELLKKDKFIITIPNRLTWVRQIIDQIKDHIQKPQNYCKVEYEVLYTYTKIHSLGSNNNRCYVHIYYNAKKAANAIDNFTEELLGYKEELETSNLIKDHEEAYNAYFRLKQTKKGIKVDFNDEAIEKHIKNYAGFFVILTNDIKDPQEALRIYRNKDVVEKCFDDLKNQLDMKRLRIHNSTTMDGRLFVQFIALIYISALREKMRQTGLIDKYTPNELLLEMQTLVDIRYSGKYGHLLTEITKKQREILEALKINVEV